One region of Deinococcus wulumuqiensis R12 genomic DNA includes:
- a CDS encoding transposase, whose product MGLMAILQYVLSAVPLRKTQRNFLTVLLSVFLAVPGRLNVLNLSRYAACSESTIRRWLHRSDPGAIPWGAVHRATVSTAIESGLISPLCVLAIDASFHRKSGQHTAHLGSFWNGCAARTERGIEQSCCALIDVQHRQAFTVDVRQTRTGSEAPSRLEQAADQLDDVLLDLQTVPRLDLAAVVADGNYAKESMVETVTGHGLPFISRFPRNANLKYLYTGEHPRRRGRPKKFDGKVDFSDLQRFDLVSETSTERVWTQVVWSVQWAREVRAVVIQQVGKKGQVTGYAVLFSTAVTMPAHEIMALYRSRFEIELIFRDAKQFLGSQDVQLRSQQGIEAHWNVVLLTLNLCRLEVLRAAGGGQDLVFSLEDMKRRAYNALLAQVILSNLDLSARFAELEHLPFSPLNFGLKAA is encoded by the coding sequence ATGGGTCTAATGGCCATCCTACAGTACGTTCTCAGCGCGGTCCCGCTGCGCAAGACGCAGCGGAATTTTCTGACCGTGCTGCTTAGCGTATTTCTCGCTGTTCCTGGACGGCTGAACGTCCTGAACCTCTCCCGATATGCGGCCTGCTCGGAGAGTACGATCCGTCGTTGGCTGCACCGAAGTGACCCCGGGGCCATTCCCTGGGGCGCAGTACACCGGGCGACTGTGAGCACGGCGATTGAGAGTGGGCTGATCAGCCCACTGTGCGTTCTGGCCATCGACGCCTCTTTTCACCGCAAATCTGGTCAGCACACCGCACACCTCGGCTCGTTCTGGAATGGCTGTGCCGCACGGACCGAACGTGGGATCGAGCAATCCTGCTGTGCCCTGATTGACGTCCAGCACCGACAGGCATTTACGGTCGATGTCCGTCAGACCCGGACCGGGTCTGAGGCCCCGAGTCGTCTGGAACAGGCCGCTGACCAGCTGGATGACGTGTTGCTCGATCTCCAGACTGTTCCACGGCTTGATCTGGCCGCTGTGGTTGCGGATGGGAACTATGCGAAAGAATCCATGGTGGAGACCGTGACCGGTCACGGTCTCCCATTCATCTCCAGATTTCCTCGCAACGCCAACCTCAAGTATCTCTATACCGGCGAGCATCCCAGACGACGCGGACGGCCAAAAAAGTTCGACGGCAAGGTGGATTTCAGCGACTTGCAGCGCTTTGACCTCGTTTCTGAAACGTCGACCGAGCGGGTGTGGACTCAGGTGGTCTGGAGCGTGCAGTGGGCGCGAGAAGTGCGTGCAGTCGTCATCCAGCAGGTCGGTAAAAAGGGTCAAGTGACGGGTTACGCGGTGCTGTTCAGCACCGCTGTGACGATGCCCGCTCATGAGATCATGGCGCTGTACCGGAGCCGTTTCGAGATTGAACTGATCTTCCGGGATGCCAAGCAGTTCCTGGGGAGCCAGGATGTGCAACTGCGCTCACAGCAGGGCATTGAAGCGCATTGGAATGTGGTGTTGCTGACCCTGAATCTTTGTCGGCTGGAGGTCCTGCGGGCGGCCGGTGGCGGGCAGGATCTGGTGTTCAGTCTCGAAGACATGAAACGCAGGGCGTATAACGCCCTGCTGGCCCAGGTGATTTTGTCCAACTTGGACCTCTCGGCCCGCTTTGCAGAATTAGAGCATTTGCCGTTCAGTCCGCTAAATTTTGGCCTCAAAGCCGCCTAA
- a CDS encoding IS6 family transposase, whose product MTDRKPYRHRFPLSVIGYALRLYHRFPLSQRDVQELLHERGVQVSHETLRQWNIKFAPLLTEELRHREPRRGSRWHLDEVCVKVGGVKHWLWRAVDEYGDVLDILLQEHRDTQAAKSFFVRLLGEYDVPEVIHTDKLWSYGAALREIPVLHDVEHVQVVSTARCNNLVEQSHRPTRQQERSQLGFKRRKRTQEFLALHARVSNLHRHTRTTVPATLRRSHQSAALLRWREAMQQVA is encoded by the coding sequence GTGACTGACCGGAAGCCCTATCGACATCGATTCCCGCTGAGTGTCATTGGGTATGCCCTGCGGCTCTACCACCGCTTCCCCCTCAGCCAGCGGGACGTTCAGGAACTGCTTCACGAGCGTGGTGTTCAGGTCAGTCACGAGACCCTCCGTCAGTGGAACATCAAGTTCGCCCCACTCCTGACCGAGGAACTGCGCCATCGAGAACCCCGGCGGGGTTCTCGATGGCATCTGGACGAGGTCTGCGTCAAGGTCGGCGGGGTCAAGCATTGGTTGTGGCGAGCGGTCGACGAATACGGGGACGTGCTGGACATTCTGCTTCAGGAACACCGAGACACCCAGGCGGCCAAGTCCTTTTTTGTCCGCCTCCTGGGGGAATACGACGTGCCGGAGGTGATCCATACCGACAAGCTGTGGAGCTATGGGGCGGCGCTGCGTGAGATTCCCGTGCTCCACGACGTGGAGCACGTTCAGGTCGTTTCCACCGCCCGCTGTAACAATCTGGTGGAGCAATCTCATCGACCCACCCGGCAGCAAGAACGAAGCCAACTGGGCTTCAAGCGCCGGAAACGAACACAAGAATTCCTCGCCCTGCACGCCCGAGTCTCGAACCTCCATCGACACACGCGAACCACCGTTCCCGCCACACTCAGACGAAGCCATCAATCCGCAGCTCTTCTCCGCTGGCGAGAGGCGATGCAGCAGGTGGCTTGA
- a CDS encoding ParA family protein, whose product MSRLLISLASLKGGVGKTTSAIHIAGHLSKQGRGGVAVVDRDRTRSATSWSRSGNLPFFVGTVLAT is encoded by the coding sequence ATGTCGAGACTTCTCATTTCGTTGGCTTCCCTGAAAGGGGGCGTTGGAAAAACCACGTCTGCTATTCACATTGCGGGACATCTCTCCAAGCAGGGGAGAGGAGGAGTTGCGGTCGTTGACCGTGACCGCACGCGCAGCGCGACAAGCTGGAGTCGCAGTGGCAACCTCCCCTTCTTCGTAGGCACGGTTCTGGCAACTTAA
- a CDS encoding Eco57I restriction-modification methylase domain-containing protein, translating into MTTIARPNQHHREEVTQRRRALQYLLDRKRSKEERNRLGQFATPDQLALDVAQHALSYFPDRSTVEVLEPAVGLGSLWEALLKKAEGRDLRGTAFEVDSEVAQEARSLWGKLGLVVNAGNFTSQLPPAPEEQFDLLISNPPYVRHHHLDQLEKKHLRRLAESRSGVQPNGYMGLYGYFMLLAHSWIKPGGIGVWLIPTEFMDVGYGKALKEYLLKQVTLLSIHTFTHTTTQFDDALVSSAIVTYRMTPVQHGHEVRFTSGDQLLNPANETSWPIEDLTADQKWSGLSLQHEVVENRGITLGDLFDVRRGIATGDNTYFVMDEQQADALKLPKKYLRPVLPSPRHLKSDHILGRDDGFPALDTVQVLLDCDLPPDHVREQFPELWAYLQEGKQRGVSARYLCEKRNPWYRQEQRPPPLFLCTYMGRGRAGGNPFRFILNESQATATNVYLLLYPKGEMASLLTRGRAVQQAVWEELNALGGEVVKREGRVYGGGLHKVEPSELLKTPAETVLEVARYAINGAA; encoded by the coding sequence ATGACCACCATCGCCCGCCCTAATCAACATCACCGGGAGGAAGTGACGCAGCGAAGGCGAGCGCTCCAGTACCTTCTAGATCGTAAGCGCAGCAAAGAGGAACGCAATCGCCTCGGACAGTTCGCTACGCCAGATCAGCTCGCCCTAGATGTGGCACAGCATGCACTGAGCTACTTCCCTGATCGCTCTACTGTCGAGGTGCTGGAACCTGCGGTGGGACTGGGGAGCCTTTGGGAGGCCCTCCTGAAGAAAGCGGAGGGGCGCGACCTTCGTGGCACGGCATTCGAGGTCGATAGCGAAGTAGCTCAGGAAGCGCGTTCGCTTTGGGGGAAATTGGGGCTGGTGGTGAATGCCGGGAACTTCACGTCCCAGCTCCCACCAGCGCCAGAAGAACAGTTCGATCTGCTGATCAGCAACCCGCCCTATGTTCGGCACCATCATCTAGATCAGTTGGAGAAGAAGCACCTTCGCCGCCTGGCGGAGTCGCGCTCCGGCGTGCAGCCAAACGGCTATATGGGCCTCTATGGCTACTTCATGCTGCTGGCTCATTCGTGGATTAAACCTGGCGGAATCGGAGTCTGGCTGATTCCAACGGAGTTTATGGACGTGGGGTACGGGAAGGCCCTGAAGGAATACTTGCTTAAGCAGGTGACCTTGCTGAGCATCCACACCTTCACCCACACCACCACGCAGTTCGATGACGCACTGGTATCGTCGGCCATCGTGACTTACCGCATGACGCCTGTACAGCACGGTCATGAGGTGCGCTTCACCTCAGGCGATCAGCTCCTTAACCCAGCGAATGAGACCTCCTGGCCGATAGAGGACTTGACCGCTGACCAGAAGTGGTCAGGGCTGAGCCTTCAGCATGAAGTGGTTGAGAATAGGGGAATCACCCTAGGTGACCTTTTTGATGTTCGCCGGGGCATTGCGACTGGCGACAACACCTACTTTGTTATGGATGAGCAGCAGGCTGATGCCCTCAAACTTCCCAAGAAGTACCTCCGCCCTGTCCTGCCCAGCCCGCGTCACCTGAAATCAGACCACATTCTGGGGCGTGACGACGGTTTTCCAGCTCTCGATACAGTGCAGGTCTTACTGGATTGCGATCTACCGCCTGATCATGTCAGAGAGCAATTTCCTGAACTTTGGGCCTACTTACAGGAGGGGAAGCAAAGAGGCGTAAGTGCTCGTTACCTCTGTGAAAAGCGCAATCCCTGGTATCGACAGGAGCAGCGTCCGCCGCCACTATTCCTGTGTACCTATATGGGACGAGGACGGGCGGGCGGAAATCCTTTCAGGTTCATCCTCAACGAGTCCCAGGCGACAGCTACCAACGTTTATCTGTTGCTGTACCCGAAAGGGGAGATGGCATCATTGTTAACCCGTGGTCGCGCCGTTCAACAGGCTGTGTGGGAGGAACTCAACGCATTGGGCGGAGAAGTGGTGAAGCGTGAGGGGCGAGTCTACGGCGGCGGGCTACATAAGGTAGAGCCTAGCGAACTTCTGAAGACCCCAGCAGAAACCGTACTTGAAGTGGCTCGATATGCCATAAATGGCGCAGCTTAA
- a CDS encoding DUF6375 family protein has protein sequence MKIWQGYGSEHSMNLVMVGSFETEADADNVQQLIRRITSQVDIAVDEGVLGVGENNREFGESLRTLLRELDLFILNSHEMEQFRYDVSIEVKGRRLVLTTDEIDVSAFLKILVDQGAKVEVYSAHHHHGTDLGPDTSGS, from the coding sequence ATGAAAATTTGGCAGGGTTACGGTTCGGAACATTCCATGAATCTGGTAATGGTCGGGAGTTTCGAGACAGAAGCAGACGCCGACAATGTGCAGCAGCTCATTCGGCGGATCACCAGTCAGGTTGATATCGCCGTCGATGAGGGAGTTCTGGGAGTTGGCGAGAACAACCGGGAGTTCGGAGAAAGCTTGCGCACCCTCCTTCGTGAGCTGGACCTCTTCATCCTCAATTCGCATGAGATGGAGCAGTTCAGGTACGACGTCAGTATTGAAGTCAAGGGCCGTCGTCTCGTGCTGACAACCGATGAGATCGATGTTTCCGCGTTCTTGAAAATCCTCGTCGACCAGGGCGCGAAGGTTGAGGTGTACTCGGCACACCATCATCACGGCACGGATCTGGGCCCTGATACCAGTGGGAGTTGA
- a CDS encoding tyrosine-type recombinase/integrase: protein MAGRHGHQGGHRLHALRHTAGTRLVRAGFQLQDVFEYLGHGDTS, encoded by the coding sequence CTGGCAGGACGTCACGGGCACCAGGGGGGACACCGTCTACACGCCCTGAGACACACTGCGGGAACACGTCTGGTACGGGCGGGCTTCCAGCTTCAGGATGTGTTCGAGTATCTCGGGCACGGCGACACGTCTTAA
- a CDS encoding MerR family transcriptional regulator has product MTPQPAPLSIGQLATETGERVKTLRYWTDLGLLQHERKESGYRMYTADSAERVQFIRSAQRVGFTLGDIARILSLRAEGQKPCTDVRDGFWQLNADRLPSCD; this is encoded by the coding sequence ATGACCCCTCAACCAGCTCCGCTCTCCATCGGACAACTGGCCACCGAGACCGGTGAACGGGTCAAGACCTTGCGCTACTGGACCGACCTCGGCCTTCTCCAGCATGAACGCAAAGAGAGCGGCTACCGGATGTACACCGCAGACAGCGCGGAACGCGTGCAGTTCATCCGTTCTGCCCAGCGCGTTGGATTCACCCTCGGTGACATTGCCCGCATCCTCAGCCTCCGCGCGGAGGGTCAGAAGCCCTGCACGGATGTCCGTGACGGGTTCTGGCAACTTAACGCTGATAGGCTGCCGAGCTGTGACTGA
- a CDS encoding IS6 family transposase, whose protein sequence is MTDRKPYRHRFPLSVIGYALRLYHRFPLSQRDVQELLHERGVQVSHETLRQWNIKFAPLLTEELRHREPRRGSRWHLDEVCVKVGGVKHWLWRAVDEYGDVLDILLQEHRDTQAAKSFFVRLLGEYDVPEVIHTDKLWSYGAALREIPVLHDVEHVQVVSTARCNNLVEQSHRPTRQQERSQLGFKRRKRTQEFLALHARVSNLHRHTRTTVPATLRRSHQSAALLRLREAMQQVA, encoded by the coding sequence GTGACTGACCGGAAGCCCTATCGACATCGATTCCCGCTGAGTGTCATTGGGTATGCCCTGCGGCTCTACCACCGCTTCCCCCTCAGCCAGCGGGACGTTCAGGAACTGCTTCACGAGCGTGGTGTTCAGGTCAGTCACGAGACCCTCCGTCAGTGGAACATCAAGTTCGCCCCACTCCTGACCGAGGAACTGCGCCATCGAGAACCCCGGCGGGGTTCTCGATGGCATCTGGACGAGGTCTGCGTCAAGGTCGGCGGGGTCAAGCATTGGTTGTGGCGAGCGGTCGACGAATACGGGGACGTGCTGGACATTCTGCTTCAGGAACACCGAGACACCCAGGCGGCCAAGTCCTTTTTTGTCCGCCTCCTGGGGGAATACGACGTGCCGGAGGTGATCCATACCGACAAGCTGTGGAGCTATGGGGCGGCGCTGCGTGAGATTCCCGTGCTCCACGACGTGGAGCACGTTCAGGTCGTTTCCACCGCCCGCTGTAACAATCTGGTGGAGCAATCTCATCGACCCACCCGGCAGCAAGAACGAAGCCAACTGGGCTTCAAGCGCCGGAAACGAACACAAGAATTCCTCGCCCTGCACGCCCGAGTCTCGAACCTCCATCGACACACGCGAACCACCGTTCCCGCCACACTCAGACGAAGCCATCAATCCGCAGCTCTTCTCCGCTTGCGAGAGGCGATGCAGCAGGTGGCTTGA
- a CDS encoding XamI family restriction endonuclease — protein MPVNLDKPQQWKADVTASVDLYNTWFMAFAPDAFRTARQKTAGTVLEDLQHTQYLADLTLTTLRQRPGVLRVLRMCTAPPLALDRLVGLSGVNKSLVQTMEASEVGIPKLPQRMANDVLDDQLTRIAVVIRRLTDDYIFPWLAGNSSPSEEQVQRAAAIVADRLCGVLADPIIRNAQEVRQLALIRTWLTARNYVQLQPGLTFRQMPPGTFSFRLNVPVEQPETGKPINLPVDAVIQPHTAQEGDFPILIEAKSAGDFTNTNKRRKEEAQKFAQLRAKYGPDVRFVLFLCGYFDAGYLGYEAAEGIDWIWEHRPDDMTHLGL, from the coding sequence ATGCCCGTTAATCTCGATAAACCTCAGCAGTGGAAGGCAGATGTGACTGCTTCGGTTGATCTTTACAACACATGGTTTATGGCCTTTGCCCCGGATGCTTTCCGCACCGCCCGCCAGAAGACGGCAGGCACTGTACTCGAAGACCTGCAACACACCCAATACTTGGCTGACCTGACCCTCACCACGCTCAGGCAGCGTCCGGGCGTGCTCCGCGTTCTCCGTATGTGTACTGCGCCCCCACTTGCTCTCGACCGACTGGTAGGTCTCTCGGGGGTAAACAAGAGTCTGGTTCAGACCATGGAGGCTTCGGAAGTAGGCATTCCAAAGCTCCCACAGCGAATGGCAAACGACGTTCTTGACGACCAACTTACTCGCATTGCTGTGGTCATTCGCCGCTTGACCGACGACTACATTTTTCCTTGGCTGGCGGGCAATAGTTCGCCTTCAGAGGAACAGGTGCAGCGGGCCGCCGCCATCGTGGCGGATCGCCTGTGTGGGGTGCTGGCTGACCCCATCATTCGTAACGCCCAGGAAGTGCGGCAGCTTGCCCTTATTCGCACTTGGTTGACGGCCCGGAATTACGTGCAGCTTCAACCGGGTCTGACCTTCCGCCAGATGCCGCCGGGGACGTTCTCCTTCCGCCTGAACGTGCCGGTCGAGCAGCCCGAGACAGGCAAGCCGATCAACCTTCCAGTCGATGCGGTGATTCAACCTCATACGGCTCAGGAGGGCGATTTCCCCATTTTGATCGAGGCCAAGTCCGCTGGGGACTTCACCAACACCAACAAGCGGCGGAAGGAAGAGGCACAGAAATTCGCGCAACTCCGCGCCAAGTATGGGCCGGATGTCCGGTTCGTTCTGTTCCTGTGTGGCTACTTCGACGCTGGTTACCTTGGGTACGAAGCTGCCGAAGGGATCGACTGGATTTGGGAACACCGACCTGACGACATGACACACTTGGGCCTATGA
- a CDS encoding helix-turn-helix domain-containing protein has protein sequence MTAKGTPSPARLTFGKKLRAIRRAKDMTLEDLSEASGVNWSYISQVESGQRNIAVDNMWRLAQGVGVELKELL, from the coding sequence ATGACAGCCAAGGGCACCCCCTCGCCCGCACGTTTGACCTTCGGGAAAAAGCTGAGGGCCATCCGCCGCGCCAAGGACATGACGCTTGAAGACCTCTCGGAAGCCTCAGGCGTCAACTGGAGCTACATCAGCCAAGTTGAGTCTGGCCAGCGCAACATCGCCGTGGATAATATGTGGCGCCTCGCTCAGGGCGTCGGCGTGGAACTCAAGGAGCTGCTGTAA
- a CDS encoding radical SAM protein: MKTRFGPDGIHFFDRTTGWNLLLDECSIPEEQWSIAPRQVSIALTNVCDLSCSYCYAPKSRYRLELARLRRWLLEIDELGCFGVGFGGGEPTLHPDFAEIVSFTAAQTELAVTFTTHGHHLNTQLARHLDGYVHFIRVSVDGVGATYEAMRKRSFQGLLKRLETARSLAPLGLNMVVNTKTVGDLPAVAALAETLGARELLLLPEESTVGRAGIGADTLELLKMWVETYRGPVPLTMGESRAASFPICRALPKERPLDSYVHINAAGELLPTSFSPLGVTLGEGTFYSALRKLQLQSKGESQ; encoded by the coding sequence GTGAAGACGCGTTTTGGTCCAGATGGAATCCACTTCTTTGATCGCACAACAGGATGGAACTTGCTCCTTGACGAGTGCAGCATTCCAGAAGAGCAGTGGTCCATTGCGCCCCGGCAGGTATCCATCGCCTTAACCAACGTATGCGACCTCTCCTGCTCCTACTGTTACGCGCCAAAGTCTCGTTATCGATTGGAACTCGCGCGTTTAAGAAGATGGCTGCTTGAGATTGACGAGTTAGGTTGCTTCGGAGTTGGTTTTGGTGGTGGAGAGCCAACTCTTCATCCCGATTTCGCAGAAATCGTCAGCTTCACGGCTGCCCAAACCGAGCTAGCTGTAACCTTCACAACGCACGGTCATCATCTGAATACCCAACTGGCCCGACACTTGGATGGTTATGTTCACTTCATCCGCGTCAGTGTCGACGGAGTCGGGGCCACCTACGAAGCGATGAGGAAAAGGTCTTTCCAAGGGCTTCTGAAACGGCTTGAAACAGCCCGCTCACTGGCCCCTCTCGGGTTGAACATGGTAGTGAACACCAAAACAGTCGGTGACCTGCCTGCTGTGGCGGCACTGGCTGAAACACTCGGCGCACGAGAACTGCTCCTCCTGCCAGAGGAATCCACCGTAGGTCGCGCTGGCATCGGGGCAGACACCCTTGAACTGTTGAAAATGTGGGTGGAGACATATAGAGGACCTGTCCCTCTCACTATGGGCGAGTCCAGAGCAGCGTCCTTTCCCATATGTCGTGCTCTTCCCAAGGAACGGCCCCTTGACTCGTATGTACATATTAATGCGGCTGGCGAGCTGCTGCCAACATCGTTTAGCCCGCTAGGAGTCACCTTGGGGGAAGGTACTTTCTACTCCGCACTTCGCAAGCTTCAGTTGCAATCCAAAGGGGAGAGCCAATGA